The following proteins are encoded in a genomic region of Hippopotamus amphibius kiboko isolate mHipAmp2 chromosome 8, mHipAmp2.hap2, whole genome shotgun sequence:
- the LOC130858400 gene encoding uncharacterized protein LOC130858400 yields MDSAPPCPGTAPARSSRAAGPGHSGGGQGPGVSAHPSPHPWFGLQAAGGSSAELCPPQTHAAESAGCSETKRTTVGVPTRWGSSGRSPRASAHQRLGMEGEAPARPPSRNASGQPPIRAGRARSDQRSIARVHLEAGPGPPKGTTREKGVSGTHSPPSSSCQSIGPQGMNSNRLPWGTIYLLPHSQQAEGTVWAGLCHSPAQRLPPCPAASHSSTGGREAAGEGVSWKMSSRPSEKHSLAGIETTSPRLGSL; encoded by the exons ATGGACTCAGCCCCGCCCTGCCCAGGCACGGCCCCCGCCCGGAGCTCGCGGGCGGCAGGCCCCGGCCACTCCGGGGGAGGACAAGGGCCCGGGGTCTCAGCtcatccctctccccatccctggtTCGGGCTGCAGGCAGCTGGGGGCTCCTCTGCAGAGCTCTGCCCACCCCAGACACATGCTGCTGAGAGCGCGGGGTGCTCCGAGACCAAGAGAACCACAGTCGGGGTCCCCACGAGGTGGGGGAGCAGCGGCAGGAGCCCCCGAGCCTCAGCTCACCAGCGGCTCGGAATGGAGGGGGAGGCGCCGGCCCGGCCGCCAAGCCGCAACGCTTCTGGCCAGCCTCCCATCAGGGCCGGGCGAGCACGTTCCGACCAAAGAAGCATCGCCAGGGTGCATTTGGAAGCTGGACCTGGGCCACCCAAAGGGACCACGAGGGAAAAAGGAGTCTCTGGGACTCACTCCCCCCCCTCAAGCTCCTGCCAAAG TATCGGTCCACAAGGAATGAACTCAAACCGTTTGCCCTGGGGgaccatctatctcctgcctcactccCAACAGGCGGAGGGCACCGTGTGGGCAGGACTGTGCCATTCGCCTGCCCAGCGGTTGCCACCCTGCCCGGCTGCATCACACAGCAGCACAG GGGGCCGCGAGGCTGCAGGAGAAGGCGTGAGCTGGAAGATGTCGTCACGCCCATCTGAAAAACACAGTCT CGCAGGCATTGAGACGACCTCGCCCCGATTAGGGAGCCTGTGA
- the LOC130858399 gene encoding uncharacterized protein LOC130858399, with translation MVAAGGTCARAGRRRAEAEAGLRGAPAAPAPAATPSPPAGPAPRDPRRRPLPTSPPPAGALSTSPVPAHTAPPCPDRGSDSPALVGAQPRPDLWPSLGWPPGKPAPGVSRLVPPPAPPACPAHRGQWMTVLTSSGWMLEALALGFLLLAVAGKTPRRTCYHPEKGCPGHCEGEQGLHHLQIWEAEDSPARVSPVFCHCHAPRCAPRRHVWSFQTGGCGFSP, from the exons ATGGTGGCCGCCGGGGGGACGTGCGCGCGGGCGGGGCGGCGACGAGCCGAGGCCGAGGCCGGGCTGCGGG gcgcccccgccgcccccgcgcccGCGGCGACGCCCTCGCCTCCCGCCGGCCCGGCGCCCCGAGACCCgcgccgccgccccctccccacctcccctccccccgccggcGCCCTGTCCACGTCCCCGGTCCCTGCCCACACCGCGCCCCCCTGCCCCGACCGGGGCTCTGACTCCCCCGCCCTCGTGggagcccagcccaggcctgacCTCTGGCCATCCTTGGGATGGCCCCCTGGAAAGCCGGCCCCCGGGGTCTCCCGCCTTGTGCCGCCACCCGCACCCCCGGCTTGCCCAGCCCACCGAGGTCAGTGGATGACCGTCCTCACCTCATCAGGATGGATGCTGGAGGCTTTGGCCCTGGGATTCCTGCTCCTGGCCGTGGCAGGGAAG ACCCCCAGGCGGACCTGCTACCACCCTGAGAAGGGTTGCCCAGGGCACTGTGAAGGCGAGCAGGGCCTGCACCACTTACAGATTTGGGAAGCTGAGGACTCCCCAGCACGAGTGTCTCCTGTCTTCTGTCACTGCCACGCTCCCCGGTGTGCCCCCAGGAGGCACGTTTGGAGCTTTCAGACAGG ggggtgcgggttcagtccctga